AGGTTTATCGGTTTTaagtgtttatatgtttttttagtaaTGCCAATCTACTACAAGATCTACATTTCACAACTACTTAAATTATTTTCGTAAGTAAGTGTGAAGAAGTTTAAAAAACCACAATTGTTACTTTAACGACCATAAGGAAAGTAaggatcaaataaaaaacaacacttATAGTTTGGGTGCTGAAACACCATATtaatgaaaagttaaattttcgTGTTACTGTATATCCTAAAGTTCAGTTTTATCATGGTAGTACCTATCAATAACTTTAGTGCATGTTATTTTCTTTGATGTTATTTGGTAATTTGattcaaaactttttactttCTATTTCATGTACTTGTTGAAATATCTTTTGTAATAGATCCTAAATTCAAATAGTAGCTTTTCACAACAGCACGCATGATTAGTTCTTTACACATGTCCATCCCCTTCCTCGATGTGCTTAAATTTATAGGATAACAGAAtcttggatatttgccatcgttatctattacatatagttttgtttattgaaactatCCTCTTCTTCAAGATTCAAAGGTACCTTTAAAGACATAAGTTAAAGCATAGGTACTATACATAAACTAatgagtaaatacatttttaaaagtgaaatcaaATGAGATTGTAAATGTGTGAAATATGTCAAAATTAGTCTGGAATTATAAATGTTTGGTACGTATCAAGAAACGACTTTAAATCACCGTCACAAGAACTGGGTCCCTCGGCTCTTTCATATTCAGTTAAACTTCTTTCTGAGTGACGATGTGAGAGGAAACTAGTGCGTTAAATTCTAAACTGTCATACCATGCAACTTACAGAGtattaaatatactgttttaatatatatatatatatatatatatatatatatatatatatatttatttaatttatttatttatttatttatttataacctttttcaaaaaacttgcaTAGAATAATTAGAATAGGAGAACGCCAACACTGCCTCGTGTAACAGGATTCCCTAAGGTTACATGTAAATGtcaagtccatagctcatttcatcAGGCTACATTGTTTTACTATTCCGaggttaaaatttcataaaattacattcatttttttaaatttatatattctgctaTTCTTTCCTTACGATATTAGTTAAACAATGTGCAAACGTTGGCAGACGCCCAGCCACATTCCATGGAGTAATGGATgtctataaataataacttataataactAATGATACTTCatgtttaaagtattaattttactgatcttttcgttttcgagatatcatatATACAGACCGTAGACTGTTAGAGAGACAAATATGCAAACGTAAGCACATGTAGATATGAAGTAATGTTTCAGTCCCTCAAGTGATAAGGTACACTAACCCTCAggcaataaaatatacttaagatTATGTCTTGTGAAAATTGGTGTCATAATTGAGATTGCCTTATATTTGTACTGCCTTCTCTgtctgatataaatataattaataatataacatcgGTATACAACTTAGGCAACTTGTGACGTTCAATTAAGTATGATGGAAGTTTGACGAACTGGCAAACTCTCTGATTGTTTTGTACAAAGTTGGTAACAACATCAGCTACTTGAAACCAAGCACAATTATAGCACTTGAATTACAAACGTTAAAATCGTTTGTTTCAACTTTCCTCATTAAAACTACGTTCCCTGcgacatattgtttttaatttagatacTGTTAATTATATTCATTCACAATGCTCACTCCTGCTTTGCGTTATAATGCAATGTATACcaggtttaaaaacaacaaataaatttctaGAAATTTTATTTGCAGAGcgtttattattttcatgtttcgTAATCTTAGAAACCTAGTCATTCAAAAtaagattatgaataaagaatgattattattttaacattaaacctTGAGTACAATGCAGAGTGATATTTCCCTGATCTGATTTTCTCTAAGATTCCttaattataaacagtttcatttaaaagtaattaatttactattaaaagttTCTTCTTTTTCTGTTATACTATTCTGTTATATTCTGTTATACCTTAATAAACTGCTGGCTCAAGGAtttcaatgtattattaatacaatgatgaaataaattattgctgaacagtttttatttctttaaattttgcaatatgCAATACTTTCCCtaagacagttttaaaaatactcatataaaatttatttttaaagcttgttCCTCGGGAATATTGTTCTGTgtccataaaataaatatgaaatatacctaATAAAATTGTTCAAGACGTAACTACGATATAAATGTAAGGcagtaataactttaaaaagaaaatgtcaGTATTAAACTATTCACAAAGTTATAGATAAAATCAGGTATATTTCCCAACCCAGTTATATCGTCGTATCGGTAAGGATTTTACCAGTTTGCATATCTCTTTAAAAGTTCTTagcatttatatttagtaaaacagtataaataactataattttattgataaaccGTGACCTATATAGttacttgtattgtatttatatgtaatggGTATCCACATCAAATCGCCAATACAGGACTagaattatgatatattttatgtgtCACCAAAGATGCACAAAATAATGCAAAGTGCACAAGATAGCCGCCCAATCCCCAGGAAATAGGCCCAGTTTTCCTTCAACATAAGGCAGTAGACAAACCAGAAAACGGTTGCTTTTTTGTTACGACACAAAATGTTGCTAAATTTTTTATTACGTCAATTATTTTATCGTGGGAAATAAAGTTTACTGTAACTGCATATacctaatataaaacattattctgtATTATATCATGCACTTAATGTAGTTCAGACTTGTgttgtaaattacttttaataataaacgtttttataattaaaattgataaattttacacGTTTCAAACAGTGATAgtcattactttttaaaagtttacgGTCTTCtcaaatattattgaatacaatGCATGTCGTAGTACAGTGCAGAACAATGATTGGCCGCTATGGTAACAATCGATTAATACAACAAACGCAGTTGTGGTCTAGCCAATTGGAATGAGGAAGGCCTATAGTGTTACCGTGGAAATTCATATCAGGAAATAATGCAAGGTCACACATGCAAGTCATCCACACACAAAGACCTTTTCGAACCGTCCCGGTCTGCTATTAATACTTATGAGCATTCTAATTCCCTAAAATGTAATGCATCTTAATTTGCGAGCACCATGCTGGCTGTCTTTGAAAATACTTTCTGTGAGAGTcccttaaatgtataattatctTAAAACTGATCTAATAAACTGTATACTCTTGTTTTCCAATCTCTGTtcgataaaacattattttttattctaggtACAGTCTAGACATTATATTGTGaatgtttatatacataatcaGTATTGTATGTTTCTTAAGTTCAAAAAGATCCACAACCCCCTTCCACCATTGTTTTACTATACGTTTCTAATTACTAAGTCCTAGCATGGTTCTACTGATACTATAAAAAGGACTTTCTCTCTGTCATATTTATAGTTTCATTTACAATGGTGAAGAACTTACAGCGCTGGTTTGTTTCTTCAAATTGTAATCAGAGATTGAATGGTTCTTATAGTCAAATTAGTGTTCGGTGTGTCCGTTATTGTGTATTCAGTTACTGTAAACATGCATtcccacaatttaaaaaaaacctaatcctgaaaataaatttaagggGTTGAATGTGTGGCTGCTGCCacctattataaaattcaaataatactacaataaaatacaacacaAGGTAATTTGTTCAAGactaagtaattttttatacgtAGCATTTCAGGAtcaaaatatatctaatacaCAATAGGCATTTGTTCATCCCGaagtaatattactattttaccATCCAAGTAACACATATGCCAAATTATGTCTAAAAATATCAACTTGATTTTGGGTGATTGAGTATAGAACATCCGAAGACCTCAAACGATATTCATTCAAACATAATTCTTAACAAAATTTCgcacatataatattaatagtattataatataccTTACCGTTATGGACAATAGTTCCTGGTATTGATAAGAAGAGAGAGGAACTTCTAAGGATTGTCTTTTATACTTGACTCAGCCTATTGCACATTTTATGTTCTCAATATCCTCAAACAATTGAAAGGCGAATGTACATACTCTTTTATGcaaatagtatattaataatgAGTATAATGTCAATATCAGGCACAGTTCCAATGGACActgaattaaaaactataatgaatTCAAAAAATGTATCCCGCAGTAATTTATACCTATTTTAACAGTTAAGCCATAGCAGGAGAGCTTTTACAGCATCTGAAAAGAAAGATATTaactttatatgatttttttaagtttctgctatgttatttcaatttaaaactggGTGCAGAAGAGCTGCTCTCACATTACTCTTTTAACACTTCACGTAGGAGAACATGTCTCTTGAgaaatgtttagtaatttttcatgaaaataattaatttttactggtttgatatatattattaaacttactattgattcaaatattaattactgCCCTGCACAAAACCAACAATGGTATTTAAAATGCTATAATATGATTCAATATACAGATAGAAATATATAGGATACAAAGAAACAAGTTATGACCTAAGGTTATATTTTTGGAAGTACACTCAATAATCCACAACTTACCATATTTATTACACGTtataatagaatttaataaatttacaagatgtaTAAGACATtttgttagatatttttaatacaatgctGATCAAAGTAGTCTCAACATAAATAACATATGTCCAATTTTGAGAATAATACCTCTCTGTTTTTACCACTTCAGAAATTATTGAGTCTGTTTATTTAAAACGACCAATCAGTTCTCTTCCTCTCAAGTTGTTGAACTTCTTTTTCGTTAGGGCAAACCATTTTGGGACAACAGTCTGGAAAATCTTTTGTAAAATCTTCTTCTACAATTGTACACCCAGAGCCTTCTTGATACCGTAGGTAAGGGCACCTGGAATTAGGATATTGCTTAGCTATATTGTAAAAGGATTACGTTTATAAGGAAATAATCATAATCTACTGTTATTTCATCcatctaattttatataatttatgaagtgACATCTTTCTACAAAACTCTATGtgtatcaatatattatatttagaaaaaacgtaAACACTAATTATTCATCTTATGTATACTTGTGTATCTAACGTacagagtaataataaaaaaagtatgccatcaaatatttactattttatgaaattatctaTTGAACTTTTAAAACCTCTTAGCAAATTGTACCTACAAGAACAAGATTAAAGGTTTAACAGtatcaatattaatatgattttttgaGAGTCTCATTATTATGTTTACGAAACTTTTTGTGCTATAAACTACAGTATCAatcatttacttttaattaccAAAAAAGCTATTATTGATGCTTGTTTTTTAAGCTAaggttcatttaatatatattgtaaatatacttgtatagttataaatgtatatatatatatgtgtgtgtgtgtgtgtgtgtgtgtgtgtgtgtgtgtgtgtgtgtgtgtgtgtgttagtttaATTGtgtacgaggttaagtggtataGAGGACTTTACagtcctaatttcgcctctaataaagatattttacatttaattgtttcaaaatataactaacaagTGCGTTTTACgtatacattttgaacattttgacatACGGAGTAGCTAATTTGCGGAAGTGCTTTTCATGGCAAGAGAAAATCCCACAAATTCCTCCTTGGGTCCATTGGTCTCCAAACTTCAGATATCTTCCCCCAACATAACATccatctaaaaaatataatatatttgtataaacagtttttataatgttcaacgggattttagattatttacatttaggAATGTAAAGATTCggtttaaaatagataaataatttacCATCTACCGTTTTTAACGAAAATTCTCCGATGGAtgattgtaaaaatgtttgttttaaatagtctGCATCTTCAAAAAGATCTCAACTTTCCTAGTTTGGACTTTACTACAATGTGGATAGTAGAGGCTTATATATAAATCGGGTTTTATtgagatttttatattatgttctataataaagtacaatatgaaaaaactatttccttttacagtaaaaatttaaattttatgtgatttaaaaccgagtaattttaacatttctttacttTATGTGGGAATATTTATTGACTAATTATTTTCTGCCTCCAgtagttacaatattttaagttatacaagattaaagttttaatgaaatatccACGAATCTTGTTTATATTAATCGTTTCATTTTAATACGTGTATTTAACTTTAAGTGAAATATTCAGATTGCAGGAATGTAGGATAATTTAGATTCATAACCAAGCTATTAGAGCAATATTTCCTTAACGATAGTATAATTCTATGTCAATAACTTGATTGCGTGTCTAAACATAGACAAAAAGTTTACCATTATAAATTAGTCCTCATAATTCGTTTCACTttagttgtatattaaataactatgATGTTTTGCCAAAGTTATCAAATAACTTCCAAATGCATTATTTagccttttatattttaattcagtaagTAAGGAATGTACCAATACTGCATACCTCATTCAAGACTTAATTGCTAGCAAAACTTTCTTagtaaatgttgtaataaaatgtcGAGAAATATGTCTACTTGTTACATGAATAATGTCATATTCTAcggaaaagtaaaattatatataacatttatctCTACGTAGCCTAATTAAACCtgtgttatatttattgaatataccTTGATTTTGCCTCTGTTTTTGTATATCTCTTGACTGTTGTAAATCACTCTCTGTAACATTATAAAGATGAAAAACTCCAGAACCATTGACATTAGTAGAAGTTGATAAAATTGCTATTAACGTAATAGCAGCAAAACTCAGAAACATTTCTAGATTTGCTTATGCACTGAAAATTTGCAGCCCTGGTTCGACAATTAGTAAGATGGAAAGATCCCAAGTGTTGAGAGAATTTAACGACTCTTACGCTCTGTTGAAGCGTAGTGTAAGGCAATGAAAGTTATAGCCGCATTGTCTTTGTACTGAACTTTCGAAGTACATAAGCTTACAAACCGTAAATAGACGTGTCAGACGTCTTTAAGAATTTTCATTCAACTAATCTGAATTGAAACACATtcatggtaaattattaaatacttaataaaaaacatttcttatccataaaaatataataaatatgtatagtttttattgcaatttacTATTTCTACCTAACAGCTCATTTATCTTTCACTTTGCAAACTTCACTGCTAATAGTTGTCGAAAATAATTGCGATTGAATCATGTATTACtaacttattattactattactataaatTACTAACTTTTAGAgccaatgtttttaatttatatacagttttttattttatgttttatagaaatgtatttttttatttaatcgcatgtgtaaaaatattttgttacaaatgcTAAACAATTCaggtttagtaaaaattttacttGATGAATGTGCTCCTCAAATGTAAGGGATAAATAGATGTGAACTTCATcaattttaacttaaatctaaattgaacATATTCTacaatgtaattttctttatattgtttacGCTTTATTGATCCGCGTAGTACAGCACTCACTATACCTTAATATCGTATAAAACTATCCTTCTACGTATTCCAGATATCTtttgatatgtatatattttgaataaataattaatgtactcAATATGCTGAAACTTAATCAGGATGGGGATGAGTCTAAACGCTCAAATATCTATTAATATGTATTGATGCTAGTTGTATTGGACTTAAGGGATGATATTTGGTTCCTACCGGCTGGATCAACGACTTACATTTCAATTGTACtgataaatgaatgaataaactCTTTGTTTTAACAGGCGAAATTATGGCCATTAGATCCTTTTACgtgtcaataaatataaattctaaattttttgtaacaaaaaatgcATAACAATTAACAAATGCAAGTAAATAAAAGAGTGCTTATTTAAGATCAAATTAAACTATTGCTacatacttcataaataaataagtataaataaagaacttgcttgatcattaaaataaaagaaacaaatcctTCGTAGACACATAATGATAAAAGGATTAATAATTAACAAGCAACACTTACTTCCTTTCTTAAAAAAACCAACACTATTTGAAACTCATGAAggaaataacataatattataaaaaaaactgtttgttatatacaacaaataataaaacatagaagTTATGATTATACACTAAGCATTCATTGTCCCTGCTACTAACAAAGTATATTTATTCTCGCGTCTTACGACTGCGGCCAGTCGATGCAACTAGTAATTCTTGCAGCAGAAGCAAACCGACCCTTGTCTCCAAACATTTTAACCTGGTAAATCTACGTACGAAATGCAGTTACGATACATAATATGTTAAACATGTTTGTTCTAAGGTGAGGAATTCGTAACGGAGACCAACCAGTGTGGTTGTTACTTGCTCCTTCTtcaacaataaatactaaatcttccaaaaaatatattgtatatccAGTTGTCCATATATCAAAACTTAAAGTCGAATTTCGGAAGGTTCTACTTAAAATTGTAAGTAAGCCTTAAATTGAACAAGAAACGAAAAAAATCATTTGCACCATTCGGTAATTCATACCTGAAGGAATAAGTCACCGTACAGCAGTATCGgtcattattaaaactaaactaatcggtgtggaaaaaaactgtttttaacattttaaaatcttattcaCTGATGAAAGTACACTTTTAAAAGTACCTAAAACATATTCAGTCCATCCCAGTGTATTACTAATAGTCAATATTAAACTtctaacacttttttattacGATAAAACTGTACAATTTAGTGAAATTTCCTGTCCATTCTTGAAGTCAGTGGTAATCAGAAGACTAAAATATCTAGTTACTATGGGTTTTATTTggcttttattaatttattattaattaattaagctaCAGTTTTCAATTGTTCGATTAATATCACTTAAGTAACTATATGTAAAAGGATATCAGGCTGATAATCACAAAACGCTTCTGTCTCCCACTCAGATAGGATGACATCTACGAAATAACTTTAGCAGAAAAACCCAATAACTGGCCTAGAGGAATTACATTAGACTATATTAGTGTATTTTCGCTGGTCCATAGCTTGCCGGATGTCATATGTTATTCAGAGTAACTTATTTTCATTACTGTGACATGGTCTAAATCCTGACTGATCATTGCTGAGTATTCTCTGTGTGGAGTATTCTCATGTGATTCAAGAAACCCAAATATTTGGCAATactttattgtttcactgaacgatggcaaatgtccggaaaaatcctgtttccttcactttaTTCAATCAAGATCCTTAGACAATAAGGGCAGAATGCTAATAGGTCGTTAAGCAATAAAATGGGtaaaacttactaacctgtgTTTTTATATTAGATGTTGAAACTGTTGTCCCACAGCAGTTTTACAATGTCCAAGCCTGTTGTAGAAACTTGAAACGGCAGACTGTATGGACTCATGCAGgagtttttgttttttcacttGTACGCGTATTTTGCCCCTAAGGACTTTAATAAGCTGAGGTTTCGTTTTATAGacgttgtttttaatgtgaccccacacaaattagtcaagtggagatagatctggcgatCTTGGTGGCCACTCGATACTTCCTCTTCAGCCTATCCAacgatttggaaaaatattgtttaagtacTCGCGGACATGCAGGGTTCAACAAACCTCGTGTTGTGTGTGTCGCTTTAGATTTCATGCAAAAGTCTGATAAAATATACGTAGTCGATATTACCTACAGTAAATTAAGTTTAACTAAAGCGCggatacatttttgaattttatctTGTTTATACATACAAGATTTTATCCAAATTTTGTCCAAATTTTTTCcatcatatgtatatatatatatatatatatataaaattctacagGACGCCTGTATTAATGTTGTGACAGTTGGTTGAATGTTAGCGAGGTCTATTCTATGTTATgggttaattat
The Homalodisca vitripennis isolate AUS2020 chromosome 4, UT_GWSS_2.1, whole genome shotgun sequence DNA segment above includes these coding regions:
- the LOC124361425 gene encoding uncharacterized protein LOC124361425; the protein is MFLSFAAITLIAILSTSTNVNGSGVFHLYNVTESDLQQSRDIQKQRQNQDGCYVGGRYLKFGDQWTQGGICGIFSCHEKHFRKLATPCPYLRYQEGSGCTIVEEDFTKDFPDCCPKMVCPNEKEVQQLERKRTDWSF